ACTCAAGTACGACAACCTGCGCTACGTACGCAACGAGCAGCGCGAGGGATTGATACGATCCCGTGTTATAGGATCCCGAGATGCAAGCGGCGACGTTTTGGTCTTCCTTGACTCGCACATCGAAGTGAATCGTCAGTGGCTGGAGCCGCTGTTGCGGCTGGTTAAGGAGGAAAATGCGACGCTTGCGGTGCCTGTGATCGATCTAATCAATGCGGACACCTTCGAGTACACGCCTAGTCCTCTGGTGCGAGGTGGGTTCAACTGGGGCCTCCATTTTCGCTGGGAGCATCTTCCGGACGGGACCCTCAAGGTGCCGGATGACTTCAAAGGACCCTTTCGGTCACCCACCATGGCGGGTGGATTATTCGCCGTGAACAGGTTGTATTTTCAGCACATTGGCGAATACGACATGGCCATGGACATTTGGGGCGGCGAGAACTTGGAGATCTCATTCCGCGTCTGGCAGTGTGGAGGAGCCATCAAGATTGTGCCGTGCTCCCGTGTTGGACACATCTTTCGTAAGCGACGTCCTTACACGGCTCCCGATGGCGCCAATACCATGCTGAAGAATTCTTTGCGTCTGGCACATGTCTGGATGGACAAATACAAGGATTATTATCTAAAGCACGAAAAGGTACCCAAAGACTACAACTTTGGCGACATAAGTGGACGCCTGGAGCTGCGGGAGCGTCTACTCTGCCACGACTTTGCTTGGTATCTTAAGAATGTCTATCCCGAGCTGCGTGTGCCCGGCGAGGAGTCCAAGAAGTCTGAACCGGCGCCCATCTTCCAGCCGTGGCACTCGCGCAAGCGCAACTATCTGGACTCGTTTCAGCTACGGCTCAGTGGCACACAGCTGTGTGCTGCTGTGGTAGCTCCAAAAGTCAAAGGCTTCTGGAGGAAGGGTAGCTCTTTAACACTGCAGCTCTGCCGGCCGCGTGCCCCCAATCAGACGTGGTACGAGACCGAAAAGTCGGAAATCATCCTGGACAAACTCCTGTGCCTGGAGGCAGCGTCGGATGCCCTCGTCGTGATCAACAAGTGCCACGAGATGCTGGGCGACCAACAATGGCGCCACACTCGCAACTCCGACAGTCCTGTCTACAACATGGCAAAGGGAACCTGTTTGCGAGCCGCGGCTGCTGAAGTGGGAGCCGGAATCAGCCTGGACTTGTGCTCCAAGGCCAGCGGCGTAGGAGGGGCCTGGGACATTGTCTTATTAAAGCAGGAGGGCAAGAAGGAGCAGCAGCCGGACAAGCAGCTGTGAGCGACTTACTTTGTACGCAATTTTAGACTGATCTTAGTCTTTAAGAATAAGATGTTGATTGACCTATTAAgtcaacatatgtatgtaaattagtCTGTACTTTGCACAAGTGTAGTTTATTACTCAAAGTGACAATAGCCAATGCAATTgatatgtgtacatatgtgtgtaccAAATTGATCCATTATTATTACGTACAAATTCCACAGTTAAAGTCGTTCTAGTTTGCTTTATTAATTGTAGAAATGAAAGCATCAGCGGCCTACCTGAAattcatttacttttaattcGATATCTTTGATCAGCTGtccttttcaaaatatttaagatgccGCAGATTTTGATAAGCAACCGATATATCGATAATTGTAACATAtctgcaaaatattttgttgacaaaaaaaatagggtATTCCATAAACGGATTCAGAATTGCTTTCACAGTTCAGCTGTTCCCAgctgcttaaaaaaattgttttctcaaAGTCGGGTCATTCTTTCAATATTAGCTAAATCTGCTCTGAGTCAGATATCAGTTTCATTATACTTTGATTATATGTGTGACTTCACTTTGGCAGATTCATTTGGCAATACTTGGTGtttgtttccatttttatCATATGCCAGACAGCTAAGGAGAGCCAAGGGATTTAAAGTCGAAGCtcaaaaatatgccaaaaaggCGCCGGTAAAATGAAGCTGGAAATGCttgaattgtaatttaatcaatatatttaaatagtatCATTTTAATACTACTATACTGCAACcaaactattattaaaaagCCTGAAAACTAGTTTTCACACCTTTTGTTTAtcatattttgtaattgcgttttttcttcaaattcacaaaaccaaaatcccacaaaaaaatttctgatatccaattttgtgacgaacaaaatttagtttaatctaaaaactttaaataaaaataaaaattaatttaaaaaaaggcaaaacttggcattgtgcactgtgagcaaaaagggtaagcttctttgtacataaaaattactttttgcgcagtgccgaatgccaattttcgcttttttttaaattaatttttatttttattaaaaatttttagattaaactaaattttgttcgtcacaaaattggatatcacaaattttggggttagaaattgctttcgtcactagacttttacctcgtgtagaggtttttttgtgggatatcagaaatttttgcaattgcttttgcttttgacattgtaactttatcattaatgcaggcaaatagtaaaatatataaattttgttgtagaacgtatttcatattttaaaaaaattttttctttaattataaagaaaaactagggtgctccgcctcctcctcgctttgctcgcgttgctacagccgagcatactctactgtcggacacttcgtacttactatgaaaaaaatagtttttcatactaagacttggatttcgcccattcggtcctatggcagctatatgatatagtggttcgattagaacaaactttggtcagaatatataagtctaatttaaatgcatattctattagtttggttacgatatctcgtaaaacaaaaaagtttttcatactaagacttaatattggaccgattggctatatgatatagtggttcgataagaactaacttcggtcagaatttttaaaactgacttaaatgcatatgctatcaatttggttaatatatctcactaaacaaacacgttttccatactaaaacctaattttgacccgatcggtcctatgacagctatatgatatagaagtccgatttgaaccaactttggtcaggataaagtttttcgtactaaaacatgattttccaccgatagaaaaatgtatttattcacttaacaggtaatatcttccaaacccctcaaccaaaatttaggtttcaaataccaaaatacccgctaaactagcgggaaattgaaaagtcgtagaacaaacatttataaatattcaaagaggaataaatccc
This genomic stretch from Drosophila innubila isolate TH190305 chromosome 2L unlocalized genomic scaffold, UK_Dinn_1.0 5_B_2L, whole genome shotgun sequence harbors:
- the LOC117782672 gene encoding polypeptide N-acetylgalactosaminyltransferase 35A, producing MMQIKRLLCKSCSLASLLIAGVWMLALLVYMHMLRGTIPEAGWRFSTDVNVTPRVELSYKAQVTIGCSPASLNSTRSSELSAGKAEQKQEQFDLLGVVRNKQDKYIRDIGYKHHAFNALVSNNIGLFRDLPDTRHKVCDREDTRESELLPQASVIMCFYNEHKMTLMRSIKSVLERTPEYLLKEIILVDDNSDLPELEFHLLADLHARLKYDNLRYVRNEQREGLIRSRVIGSRDASGDVLVFLDSHIEVNRQWLEPLLRLVKEENATLAVPVIDLINADTFEYTPSPLVRGGFNWGLHFRWEHLPDGTLKVPDDFKGPFRSPTMAGGLFAVNRLYFQHIGEYDMAMDIWGGENLEISFRVWQCGGAIKIVPCSRVGHIFRKRRPYTAPDGANTMLKNSLRLAHVWMDKYKDYYLKHEKVPKDYNFGDISGRLELRERLLCHDFAWYLKNVYPELRVPGEESKKSEPAPIFQPWHSRKRNYLDSFQLRLSGTQLCAAVVAPKVKGFWRKGSSLTLQLCRPRAPNQTWYETEKSEIILDKLLCLEAASDALVVINKCHEMLGDQQWRHTRNSDSPVYNMAKGTCLRAAAAEVGAGISLDLCSKASGVGGAWDIVLLKQEGKKEQQPDKQL